From Fusobacterium periodonticum ATCC 33693, one genomic window encodes:
- a CDS encoding restriction endonuclease subunit S: KYQKDLILKCVNGSTNQIELSKEKFSKFKIPIPPIELQNKFAERIEKIEKLKFEIEKSIEIAQNLYDSLISKYFDN, translated from the coding sequence AAAATATCAAAAAGATTTAATCTTAAAATGTGTAAATGGTTCAACAAATCAAATAGAACTATCAAAGGAGAAGTTTTCTAAATTCAAAATACCTATTCCTCCAATAGAATTGCAAAATAAATTTGCTGAAAGAATAGAGAAAATTGAGAAATTGAAATTTGAAATTGAAAAATCTATAGAAATAGCTCAAAATTTGTATGATAGTTTAATATCTAAATATTTTGACAATTAA